Proteins encoded together in one Triticum dicoccoides isolate Atlit2015 ecotype Zavitan chromosome 7B, WEW_v2.0, whole genome shotgun sequence window:
- the LOC119341181 gene encoding hydroxycinnamoyltransferase 4-like, which translates to MAMVEVLSSELVVPAEPTPGGSIWLSNLDLAGRRGYTPTVYFFRPNGDPGFFAADAMRDSLARALVAFYPLAGRLGLDGTGRVQVDCTGEGVVFVTARSEHYALEELMNDFVPCDEMRDLLVPPTPAPNPPCALLFVQITRLRCGGLVLGQAMHHSIVDARGAAHFFETWASISRGGGAPTVPPCFDHTLLAARPPQSRAVLYDHPEYKPEPEPVDPVSASTYASAIVTMSKGQVGALKARCLGASTFRAVVALVWQCVCRARALPPSAETRLYSMVDMRARLDPQLPAGYFGNAVIRTSVSATVEEVVSSPLVHAARLARAATSQGGDHARSLVDYLEGVDTMNLPRSGISRAHLRAISWMGMSLSDADFGWGAPAFMGPALMYYSGFVYVMNAPGKDGALALVLSLEPESMPAFRKAFADELARLEL; encoded by the coding sequence ATGGCGATGGTGGAGGTGCTGTCGTCGGAGCTGGTCGTCCCGGCCGAGCCGACGCCGGGGGGCAGCATCTGGCTGTCCAACCTCGACCTCGCCGGGAGGAGAGGCTACACCCCCACGGTCTACTTCTTCCGCCCCAACGGCGACCCGGGCTTCTTCGCCGCCGACGCCATGAGGGATAGCCTCGCCAGGGCGCTGGTCGCCTTCTACCCGCTCGCCGGCCGCCTGGGCCTTGACGGCACCGGCCGCGTCCAGGTGGACTGCACCGGCGAGGGCGTGGTCTTCGTCACGGCCCGCTCCGAGCACTACGCGCTCGAGGAGCTGATGAACGACTTCGTGCCGTGCGACGAGATGAGGGACCTGCTCGTGCCGCCCACGCCGGCGCCGAACCCGCCCTGCGCCCTGCTGTTCGTGCAGATCACACGCCTCCGGTGCGGCGGCCTGGTGCTCGGCCAGGCGATGCACCACTCGATCGTCGACGCGCGCGGCGCAGCCCACTTCTTCGAGACGTGGGCGAGCATCTCCCGCGGCGGAGGCGCGCCCACCGTGCCGCCGTGCTTCGACCACACGCTGCTCGCCGCGCGCCCGCCGCAGTCGCGCGCGGTGCTGTACGACCACCCGGAGTACAAACCGGAGCCGGAGCCGGTGGACCCCGTGTCGGCCTCCACGTACGCGAGCGCCATCGTCACGATGAGCAAGGGCCAGGTGGGCGCGCTCAAGGCGCGGTGCCTCGGCGCGTCCACGTTCCGCGCCGTGGTGGCCCTTGTGTGGCAGTGCGTGTGCCGCGCCCGCGCGCTCCCGCCGTCGGCCGAGACGCGGCTCTACTCCATGGTCGACATGCGCGCGCGCCTGGACCCGCAGCTCCCGGCGGGGTACTTCGGCAACGCCGTGATCCGCACGTCCGTGTCGGCCACTGTGGAGGAGGTGGTGTCCAGCCCGCTGGTCCACGCCGCGAGGCTGGCGCGCGCGGCGACGAGCCAGGGCGGCGACCACGCGAGGTCGCTGGTGGACTACCTGGAAGGGGTGGACACGATGAACCTGCCACGCAGCGGCATCTCGCGCGCGCACCTGCGCGCCATCAGCTGGATGGGCATGTCGCTCTCTGACGCCGACTTCGGGTGGGGCGCGCCGGCGTTCATGGGGCCGGCGCTCATGTACTACAGCGGCTTCGTGTACGTGATGAACGCGCCCGGCAAGGACGGCGCGCTCGCGCTGGTGCTGTCGCTGGAGCCCGAGAGCATGCCGGCGTTCAGGAAGGCGTTCGCCGACGAGCTGGCTCGCCTCGAGCTGTAG